In Bermanella sp. WJH001, the genomic stretch TTTATTTCATCAGTTTCTGTGGCGCGTTCACCGAGTTTAGCCACTTCACCATTTAGCTGAACACGGCCTTGTTCAATCCAACGCTCCATCTCACGACGGGAACCTAAACCCACTTGGGCTAGGATTTTTTGTAACTTATCACTCATCAACTGTCTCCGTTTCTGAGTTGTAACTGCAAGCAGTTACTCTTGGATTTTAATTAAACTTGTTGGCCAAATCAGATAAGGTTTTTTCACCTTCTGCTTGGCTTGCTTCTAATTCTTCTTGCTCAGCTTGTAACTGGGCAATCATTTCGTCTTCCATGGCAGCCAATAACTCGGCATCGTCTTCTTCAAGGTTAGACGGGGCTTGGTCATTTGTCTGTTGATTTTGTGTATCGCCAGCCTCTAACTGCTGTTCTTCAGAAACTTCTGACTCTAAGGGTTCAAGAGGCTGAACTGAACTTGCTTGAGCAGAAAACACTGATTCTGTTTTTGGCATCATGCTTTCTTTTTGACTTAGCAAACGCTCTTGCTCTGCAATCATACGAGCGATGGTTGCCTCAGCAATTTCTTCGTCTGTGGCATCTTCTGGCAACCCTAACGCTTGGGCTTCTTGTTCATGATCTTGTGCTAATTCTGACTGAGCCAAAGTGTCATCTAATTCCGCAATTTGCTGCTCAGCATCTAATAACTCACCTTGATCGGCCGTTGCTTGCTGGGCTTGGTTTTCAGCTTCTTCATCTTCTTGGGCGCGCTTAAATAAATTATCTTCAACCTGCTGCACAAGGGCATCTGCTTCTTCCATATCTTTTGCGGCACTGATTAGGTTTTCACTGTCACCCAGTTCTTGCTGATGATTACTAAAATCAAAATCGCCTTCTTCACTTTTATCTTCTAATTCAAGTGCATGATTTGCATCGGCTATCTCTTGAATTTCTTCAAGGGTTGGTAATTGATCCAGACTTTCTAAATTAAAATAATCCAAAAACATCTTAGTAGTGGCGTACATGGCCGGGCGACCGGGTACATCCCTATGGCCCACTACTTGAATCCACTCGCGCTCAACCAAGGTTTTGGTAATGTGCGAACTCACCGCAACGCCACGCACATCTTCAATTTCACCACGTGTTACTGGCTGGCGATAGGCAATAATTGATAAGGTTTCTAACAAAGCGCGACTATAACGCTGAGGTTTTTCTTCCCATAAACGGCTCACCCACTTGCCCAAGTCTTGTTTCACTTGGAAGCGATAACCCGTGGCGACTTTTTTAAGCTCGTAGCCTTTGCAGTCACACTTTTCAGCAATGCGATCTAAAGTCGCTTGTATGCGAGATTTTTCTGGCTCTAAGCCTTCATCAAATAAGGCATGAATGCGGTCAACACTTAACGTTTGACCCGAGGCCAACAAAGCCCCTTCAATAATTTGCTCTAATAAGACGTCGCTAATCATCATGAGGTTTTTGCCTTCACATGAATCGGCCCAAACGTTTCGTTTTGCACGATCTCTATTAATTGTTCTTTTATGAGTTCTAACGTAGCAAGAAAGGTCGTTACCACACCTGAACGACCTTCTTCTACTGTAAACAAGCGTGTAAACGGAATAAAGTCACCGGTTTGCAAACGGGTTAAAATATCACTCATGCGCTCACGGGTAGATAGTTTTTCACGATGCACTTCGTGTTCGGTAAACATGTTGGCGCGGTGTAATACATCACTAAAAGCCAACATTAATTCTTTAAAGTCCACATCTGGGTGGTTTTTTTCGGCGCTATATTCAGGTGGTTTGATTTCCACCTCAAACGTGTCACGCCCCATACGAGGCAGCTCATCAATATCTTCTGCTGCTTTTTTAAAGCGCTCATAATCTTGTAAACGACGAATTAATTCAGCACGGGGATCTTCTTCCTCTTCGGCCAATTCGGCTGGGCGCGGCAATAAAATACGGCTTTTGATTTCAGCCAGCATGGCTGCCATCACAAGATATTCACCAGCCAGCTCTAAGTGCACGGTTTGCATCAAATCAACATACAGCATGTACTGCTCGGTGATTTCAGCCACGTTGATTTCAAGAATATCGAGGTTTTGTTTGCGAATTAAATACAACAATAAATCCAGCGGCCCTTCAAACTGCTCAAGTATGACCTCAAGTGCATCCGGTGGAATATATAAATCTAAAGGCAACTGAGTGAACGCTTCACCATGAACAAGGGCGAAGGGCATCTCATGCTGTTGATTGGGTTTTTCCGCGCGCGCTAGCGCCTCTGACTCAGAAGGCAGGGTTTCCACCTGCTCCTGAGATTCAGTTTGGTTTTCAACTGGTGTTTGATCAGAGGCTTGATTCATAGTGTTAACGATACGCTAAACCCATGGCATGACGAACGTCTTCCATGGTGTCTCGAGCCGCTTCGCGGGCTTTTTCGCTACCATCTTGGATAATGGATTTTACCAAGTCTGGATTAGATTCGTATTGCTTAGCACGCTCTTGAATAGGCTCAAGTTCAGCTTTTATAGAATCAATAATTGGGCCCTTACAATCCAAGCAACCAATGCCTGCACTGCGGCAGCCTTTTTGCACCCAGTCTTTCACTTCATCATCGCTGTAAACTTCATGCAACTGCCATACTGGGCAATTCTCTGGGTTACCAGGATCGTCACGGCGGACACGAGCTGGATCGGTGCGCATGGTACGGATTTTACGCTCCACTTCAGCGGGTTCTTCACGAATACTGATGGTATTACCATAGGACTTAGACATCTTAGCGCCATCTAAACCCGGCATTTTTGATTCAGGGGTTAATAGAGCTTGAGGCTCTGGCAAGATCACTTTACCGCCCCCTTCTAGGTAACCCATTAAGCGTTCTTTATCGCCTAGCGTGATATTTTGCTGCTCTTTTAGTAATGCTTGCGCAGTTGCAAGGGCTTCACCATCACCACCCTCGGTATAACGCTTACGCAATGAGGTGTAGAGCTTAGCGGCTTTTTTACCCATCTTTTTAACCGCAGCTTCGGCGTTTTCTTCAAAACCGGGCTCACGGCCAAATACATAATTAAATCGGCGGGCGACTTCTCGGGTAATTTCAACGTGCGCCACTTGATCAGCGCCCACTGGCACCATGCCTGCGCGGTATAGCAATATGTCGGCACTTTGCAGTAGCGGATAACCTAAGAAACCATAGGTAGCTAAATCTTTTTCTTTGAGTTTTTCTTGCTGATCTTTGTAGGTCGGCACACGTTCTAACCAACCTAGCGGTGTAATCATAGACAGTAGAAGGTGAAGTTCAGCATGCTCAGGCACTTTGCTTTGCAAGAATAACGTGGCGCTACCTGGGTTAACCCCAGCCGCTAGCCAGTCTACAACCATGTCCCAAACACTGCGCTCCATCACGGATGGATCGTCATAATGGGTGGTTAATGCATGCCAATCAGCCACAAAGAAGAAGCACTCATATTCATGCTGCAACTTAACCCAATTTTTAAGCACGCCATGGTAATGGCCTAAATGTAGTTTTCCAGTCGGTCGCATGCCAGAAAGCACACGTTGCTGAGAGTCAACAGAACTCAAAGCCTTCTCCTAATACAACAAAGTAAAGTTCGGAAGTTTACCGATGAAGGCTGTTAAAAACCACTGATTAACAAGAAAAAAGCCTACTGTGACCACTCTTTGCCAGGACAAAAAAGCTTTAGGTATAAGGATTAGTCTAATTCTTCCATTTGACCCACACCTTGACGGATTATTTCATAGCCATCGCCGGTCATATCCACCACGGTTGTGGCCTCTATACCGCAATAGCCACCATCAATAACCAGATCAACAGCGTGCTCCAGCATTTGGCGAATTTCGTAAGGATCTGACAATGGCATATCATCCCCAGGCATAATAAGCGAGGTCGACAAAATAGGCTCACCCAGCTCTTCTAACAAGGCACTGACAATATTGTTATCAGGCACACGAATACCAATCGTGCGTTTTTTCGGGTTCATCAAGCGCCTTGGTACTTCACGAGTGCCATCCAAGATAAAGGTGAACACCCCTGGTGTATGCGCTTTTAGCAGCCGATAAGCGGTGTTATCTACCCTGCCATAAGTACCTATTTCAGCTAAGTCACGGCACATCAAGGTGAAATTGTGCTTATCACTTAGCTGTCGAATTTGCTTCACGCGCTCCAATGCACGCTTATCTTCTAATTGACAAGCCAGTGCATAGGCACAATCTGTTGGAATGATCGCTAAACCACCACCACGAATAATTTCAGCCGCCTGCTTAATAAGACGTGCTTGAGGGTTATCTGGGTGTATCTGAAAAAACTGGCTCATAGGGGCATCCTTGGCTGTATTGTAAGTTTAGTCGAACCCTAAGACGGTGCTTAGGTTATTGCCAATGACTCCAAACCGGCGTCACGGATGATGCCATAGGGACAAATTTACCCAGTTCAGACCAAGGCCTTGGTCCATGAAAGTCACTGCCTTGACTGCCCAGGAAATGAAACTCATCACACAGCTGGGCCATACGCTTACTAAAACTAGACTCCATCCCACCGGTTGTGACTTCTAAGCCATTGCCGCCTGCTTCACTAAACGCTTTGAGCAGCAATTTAAGTTTGGTACCCGTAAGCTTGTATTTGTCAGGGTGCGCCACTACAGCCACCCCTCCACTGTCTCGAATCCAACTCACTACTTCACTCATGTCAGGCCAAAGGGTTTTCACATCACCGGCTTTGCCAGCCCCTAAGTATTTTTTAAAGGCTTGGGCCATATTATTAACTTTGCCTAAGTCAATCAGGGCTTGAGCAAAGTGCGGGCGCCCAATTTGCGCACCATTGGCAATCTCAACCGCCTTATCCCAAATGCCTTCAACGCCCTGTTTTTCTAGCTTTTTAGCAATGGTTTTAGCACGCTCAAATCGACAATGCTCTTGACGCTCTACTGCTGCCTGCATGACAGGATGTTGCTCATCAAACCCTAAGCCGACGATATGAATACCGATGCCATTCCATACACTTGAAAACTCAATACCGCTTACAATTTCCATATTATGCTTTTGTGCTTGCTGGCGCGCCTCGTTAATACCGGCGAGGGTATCATGGTCAGTAAGCGCCAACATGGTCACCCCTTGCTCAGCTGCGCGATCTACTAAATCACTGGGGCTT encodes the following:
- a CDS encoding PHP domain-containing protein, coding for MLADLHCHSLKSDGQLSPSDLVDRAAEQGVTMLALTDHDTLAGINEARQQAQKHNMEIVSGIEFSSVWNGIGIHIVGLGFDEQHPVMQAAVERQEHCRFERAKTIAKKLEKQGVEGIWDKAVEIANGAQIGRPHFAQALIDLGKVNNMAQAFKKYLGAGKAGDVKTLWPDMSEVVSWIRDSGGVAVVAHPDKYKLTGTKLKLLLKAFSEAGGNGLEVTTGGMESSFSKRMAQLCDEFHFLGSQGSDFHGPRPWSELGKFVPMASSVTPVWSHWQ
- the scpB gene encoding SMC-Scp complex subunit ScpB, whose product is MMISDVLLEQIIEGALLASGQTLSVDRIHALFDEGLEPEKSRIQATLDRIAEKCDCKGYELKKVATGYRFQVKQDLGKWVSRLWEEKPQRYSRALLETLSIIAYRQPVTRGEIEDVRGVAVSSHITKTLVEREWIQVVGHRDVPGRPAMYATTKMFLDYFNLESLDQLPTLEEIQEIADANHALELEDKSEEGDFDFSNHQQELGDSENLISAAKDMEEADALVQQVEDNLFKRAQEDEEAENQAQQATADQGELLDAEQQIAELDDTLAQSELAQDHEQEAQALGLPEDATDEEIAEATIARMIAEQERLLSQKESMMPKTESVFSAQASSVQPLEPLESEVSEEQQLEAGDTQNQQTNDQAPSNLEEDDAELLAAMEDEMIAQLQAEQEELEASQAEGEKTLSDLANKFN
- a CDS encoding ScpA family protein, yielding MNQASDQTPVENQTESQEQVETLPSESEALARAEKPNQQHEMPFALVHGEAFTQLPLDLYIPPDALEVILEQFEGPLDLLLYLIRKQNLDILEINVAEITEQYMLYVDLMQTVHLELAGEYLVMAAMLAEIKSRILLPRPAELAEEEEDPRAELIRRLQDYERFKKAAEDIDELPRMGRDTFEVEIKPPEYSAEKNHPDVDFKELMLAFSDVLHRANMFTEHEVHREKLSTRERMSDILTRLQTGDFIPFTRLFTVEEGRSGVVTTFLATLELIKEQLIEIVQNETFGPIHVKAKTS
- a CDS encoding L-threonylcarbamoyladenylate synthase: MSQFFQIHPDNPQARLIKQAAEIIRGGGLAIIPTDCAYALACQLEDKRALERVKQIRQLSDKHNFTLMCRDLAEIGTYGRVDNTAYRLLKAHTPGVFTFILDGTREVPRRLMNPKKRTIGIRVPDNNIVSALLEELGEPILSTSLIMPGDDMPLSDPYEIRQMLEHAVDLVIDGGYCGIEATTVVDMTGDGYEIIRQGVGQMEELD
- a CDS encoding tryptophan--tRNA ligase, whose product is MSSVDSQQRVLSGMRPTGKLHLGHYHGVLKNWVKLQHEYECFFFVADWHALTTHYDDPSVMERSVWDMVVDWLAAGVNPGSATLFLQSKVPEHAELHLLLSMITPLGWLERVPTYKDQQEKLKEKDLATYGFLGYPLLQSADILLYRAGMVPVGADQVAHVEITREVARRFNYVFGREPGFEENAEAAVKKMGKKAAKLYTSLRKRYTEGGDGEALATAQALLKEQQNITLGDKERLMGYLEGGGKVILPEPQALLTPESKMPGLDGAKMSKSYGNTISIREEPAEVERKIRTMRTDPARVRRDDPGNPENCPVWQLHEVYSDDEVKDWVQKGCRSAGIGCLDCKGPIIDSIKAELEPIQERAKQYESNPDLVKSIIQDGSEKAREAARDTMEDVRHAMGLAYR